From one Halosimplex rubrum genomic stretch:
- a CDS encoding amidohydrolase family protein: MSSTTFEGRILRGREFEPVEGRVVVEDGTITAVEEAATHSDDIVLPAFVNAHTHIGDSIAKEAGGGLSLEELVAPPDGLKHRLLRAASTEEKVEAMRRSLRFMVDSGTAACIEFREGGVDGVEAFERAAHGLPIDPMVMGRETVEAMEAADGFGASGANDADFSRERNATARAGKPFGIHAGEVDASDINPALDLGPDFLVHMVHAEELHLDRVADSEIPVAVCPRSNLVTDVGFPPIAELLERTTVALGTDNVFLNSPSMFREMEFAAKLADVSARDVLRMATVNGAEIADRNCGLVEPGRDAKLLVLDGDSDNLAGAQDAVRAVVRRAGVADVADVYLAGG; encoded by the coding sequence ATGAGTTCCACCACGTTCGAGGGGCGGATCCTCCGCGGGCGCGAGTTCGAGCCCGTCGAGGGTCGCGTCGTCGTCGAGGACGGCACGATCACGGCCGTCGAGGAGGCGGCCACCCACAGCGACGACATCGTCCTCCCCGCGTTCGTCAACGCCCACACCCACATCGGCGACTCCATCGCCAAGGAGGCCGGCGGCGGGCTCTCGCTCGAAGAGCTGGTCGCGCCGCCGGACGGCCTGAAACACCGCCTCCTGCGGGCGGCCAGCACCGAGGAGAAGGTCGAGGCGATGCGCCGCTCGCTGCGGTTCATGGTCGATTCCGGGACGGCGGCCTGCATCGAGTTCCGCGAGGGCGGCGTCGACGGCGTCGAGGCCTTCGAGCGGGCCGCCCACGGCCTGCCCATCGACCCGATGGTCATGGGTCGCGAGACGGTCGAGGCGATGGAGGCGGCCGACGGGTTCGGCGCCAGCGGCGCCAACGACGCCGACTTCTCGCGGGAGCGCAACGCCACCGCCCGCGCCGGCAAGCCCTTCGGCATCCACGCCGGCGAGGTCGACGCCTCGGACATCAACCCCGCGCTCGACCTCGGTCCCGACTTCCTCGTCCACATGGTCCACGCCGAGGAACTGCATCTGGACCGCGTCGCCGACAGCGAGATCCCGGTCGCCGTCTGCCCGCGTTCCAATCTCGTCACCGACGTGGGCTTTCCCCCGATCGCCGAGCTGCTGGAGCGGACGACCGTCGCGCTCGGCACGGACAACGTCTTCCTCAACAGCCCGTCGATGTTCCGCGAGATGGAGTTCGCCGCGAAGCTCGCCGACGTGAGCGCCCGCGACGTGTTGCGGATGGCGACGGTCAACGGCGCCGAGATCGCCGACCGGAACTGCGGGCTGGTCGAGCCCGGTCGCGACGCCAAACTGCTCGTCCTCGACGGCGACTCCGACAACCTCGCCGGCGCGCAGGACGCCGTCCGCGCGGTCGTCCGCCGGGCCGGCGTCGCGGACGTGGCCGACGTGTACCTCGCCGGCGGGTGA
- a CDS encoding DUF1059 domain-containing protein produces MAYQVQCSQNDDFMIKSEDEHEVIEHVKEHAQEKHDMDLSDDEARDMVQQAS; encoded by the coding sequence ATGGCGTATCAAGTCCAATGTAGCCAGAACGACGACTTCATGATCAAATCCGAGGACGAGCACGAGGTCATCGAGCACGTCAAAGAACACGCTCAGGAGAAACACGACATGGACCTGAGCGACGACGAGGCCCGCGACATGGTCCAGCAGGCGTCCTGA
- a CDS encoding universal stress protein, giving the protein MYDTILLPTDGSAGIERVVEHAGELARVHDATVRALYVVDATSFTGLPMETSWDGVRQVLESEGETALEGVERLAPDDVHVEAATVEGTPSTEIVRYTREQPVDVVVMGTHGRGGIDRLLLGSVAERVVRKSAVPVVTVPVSEGAVDSDEVVEADADPAAGVESS; this is encoded by the coding sequence ATGTACGACACGATCCTGCTCCCGACGGACGGTTCGGCGGGCATCGAGCGGGTCGTCGAGCACGCGGGGGAGTTAGCGCGGGTCCACGACGCGACGGTACGAGCGCTGTACGTCGTCGACGCGACGAGTTTTACGGGGTTACCGATGGAGACGTCCTGGGACGGGGTCCGACAGGTGCTGGAGTCGGAAGGGGAGACGGCGCTGGAAGGGGTCGAGCGGCTGGCGCCCGACGACGTACACGTCGAGGCCGCGACGGTCGAGGGGACGCCCAGTACGGAGATTGTCCGGTACACGCGCGAGCAGCCGGTCGACGTGGTGGTGATGGGCACCCACGGCCGCGGTGGGATCGACCGACTGCTGCTGGGGAGCGTCGCCGAGCGCGTCGTCCGGAAGTCGGCGGTGCCCGTCGTCACCGTTCCGGTCAGCGAGGGCGCCGTCGATTCCGACGAGGTCGTCGAGGCCGACGCCGACCCCGCGGCCGGCGTCGAGAGTTCCTGA
- a CDS encoding outer membrane protein assembly factor BamB family protein, translating to MVPDGSLSRRQLLASGGVAGTLLGGGYLARQYLRTAAGAQTAVGGASGWPMAARDPGGTAYAPEADPPIDGVSVRWRRDILSGSEADERPAPVVADGVVYAVGPFGSENAPDSPELLAASASDGSMIARGRRSTRTAPAVAPARAYREPTVATLETPTFDAHRLVGLPARGGRSGSWHDDATRWTASTDADADSYSRVHFGGSTTPPPVVAGDTLLTYFRGTLAAVDGSSGAVRWTSDEGHPAVRPAVRDGTVYVVGPEGGVRGYDLATGDHTTVRRTVPASPMYLTATAERLFVSGQGWIRALDTDGEIDWGATFEGEDVPAGPLAVGDGTVYARRPAGRGTESEEGTDTDESTDPTARLCALDAADGSVRWVADGVAVETAPFLPAVADGLVAVPTADGALAGVDTADGSARWRFAPGGEPCSPAAVVDDAVYVVGNARLYALEEP from the coding sequence ATGGTCCCCGACGGCTCCCTCTCCAGACGCCAGTTGCTCGCGAGCGGCGGCGTCGCGGGCACGCTGCTGGGCGGCGGCTACCTGGCGCGTCAGTACCTCCGGACGGCAGCGGGCGCGCAGACGGCGGTCGGCGGTGCGAGCGGCTGGCCGATGGCCGCTCGCGACCCCGGCGGCACGGCCTACGCGCCCGAAGCCGACCCGCCGATCGACGGCGTCAGCGTGCGCTGGCGGCGTGACATCCTCTCGGGATCCGAAGCGGACGAACGACCCGCGCCCGTCGTCGCCGACGGCGTCGTCTACGCCGTCGGTCCGTTCGGGTCCGAGAACGCGCCCGACAGCCCCGAACTGCTCGCCGCGTCGGCGAGCGACGGATCGATGATCGCGCGTGGTCGGCGGTCGACACGGACCGCGCCGGCGGTCGCGCCCGCTCGCGCCTACCGGGAGCCGACCGTCGCGACGCTGGAGACGCCGACGTTCGACGCCCATCGACTCGTCGGACTCCCGGCTCGCGGCGGTCGGTCGGGTTCGTGGCACGACGACGCGACGCGGTGGACGGCGTCGACCGACGCGGACGCGGACAGCTACAGCAGGGTCCACTTCGGCGGGAGCACGACCCCACCGCCCGTCGTGGCCGGGGACACGCTCCTGACGTACTTCCGCGGCACGCTCGCGGCGGTCGACGGGAGCAGCGGCGCGGTTCGGTGGACCAGCGACGAGGGGCACCCCGCCGTGCGTCCGGCGGTCCGTGACGGCACCGTCTACGTCGTCGGCCCCGAGGGCGGCGTTCGAGGCTACGACCTCGCGACCGGCGACCACACCACCGTCCGGCGGACGGTTCCCGCTTCACCGATGTACCTGACCGCGACGGCCGAGCGGCTGTTCGTCAGCGGCCAGGGCTGGATTCGGGCGCTCGACACCGACGGCGAGATAGACTGGGGCGCGACCTTCGAGGGCGAGGACGTGCCGGCCGGACCGCTCGCCGTCGGTGACGGGACGGTCTACGCTCGACGCCCGGCGGGTCGGGGCACCGAGTCGGAAGAAGGGACGGACACCGACGAATCGACCGACCCGACGGCGCGGCTCTGCGCGCTCGACGCCGCCGACGGCTCGGTCCGGTGGGTCGCCGACGGCGTCGCGGTCGAGACCGCTCCCTTCCTGCCGGCCGTCGCCGACGGGCTGGTCGCGGTGCCGACCGCCGACGGTGCGCTCGCGGGTGTCGACACCGCCGACGGGTCGGCCCGCTGGCGGTTCGCCCCCGGCGGGGAGCCGTGTTCGCCCGCCGCGGTCGTCGACGACGCCGTCTACGTCGTCGGGAACGCACGCCTCTACGCGCTGGAGGAACCATGA
- the pdhA gene encoding pyruvate dehydrogenase (acetyl-transferring) E1 component subunit alpha, with protein MRLLGLGSRVSDSERVARTDDGLAQVLDADGRVREGATVPDLPDEELVAMFREMTLARHLDERAVSLQRQGRMGTYPPLAGQEAAQVASTHALRDDDWIVDQYREHGAVAVRGLEPEYLLYWMGHEVGNEWLASKHVFPLNISIASHLPHATGMAWAARLQGDDRIVCCHFGDGATSEGDFHEALNFAGVFDAPALFFCNNNQYAISVPRERQTASATIAAKADAYGFAGLRVDGMDPLAVYQVTKGAVEKARDPGADQLRPTLIEAEMYRFGAHTTADDPSRYRTDEEVARWRDRDPIPRMETFLRERGLLDDERVAAIEERNRDAVAALVEAAEAYEPDVSEWFAHAYAEPTARVRESEAYLRALRERHGDDALLRDE; from the coding sequence ATGCGCTTGCTGGGCCTCGGTTCACGGGTGAGCGACAGCGAACGCGTCGCCCGAACCGACGACGGGCTGGCACAGGTGCTCGACGCCGACGGCCGGGTTCGCGAGGGGGCGACCGTCCCGGACCTCCCCGACGAGGAACTCGTCGCGATGTTCCGCGAGATGACGCTCGCTCGCCACCTCGACGAGCGGGCCGTCTCGCTGCAGCGCCAGGGGCGCATGGGCACCTACCCGCCGTTGGCGGGCCAGGAGGCCGCGCAGGTCGCCTCGACCCACGCGTTGCGCGACGACGACTGGATCGTCGACCAGTACCGCGAGCACGGTGCCGTCGCGGTGCGGGGCCTCGAACCGGAGTACCTGCTGTACTGGATGGGCCACGAGGTCGGCAACGAGTGGCTCGCCTCCAAGCACGTCTTTCCCCTCAACATCTCCATCGCGAGCCACCTCCCCCACGCGACGGGGATGGCATGGGCCGCCCGCCTGCAGGGCGACGACCGTATCGTCTGCTGTCACTTCGGCGACGGCGCCACGAGCGAAGGGGACTTCCACGAGGCGCTCAACTTCGCCGGCGTCTTCGACGCGCCCGCCCTCTTCTTCTGTAACAACAACCAGTACGCCATCTCCGTCCCGCGCGAGCGCCAGACGGCGAGCGCGACCATCGCGGCGAAGGCCGACGCCTACGGCTTCGCGGGCCTCCGCGTCGACGGGATGGACCCGCTGGCCGTCTACCAGGTGACGAAGGGAGCCGTCGAGAAGGCCCGCGACCCGGGTGCCGACCAGTTGCGGCCGACGCTGATCGAGGCGGAGATGTACCGCTTCGGCGCCCACACGACCGCCGACGACCCCTCGCGGTATCGGACCGACGAGGAGGTCGCGCGCTGGCGCGACCGGGACCCGATCCCGCGGATGGAGACGTTCCTCCGCGAGCGCGGCCTGCTCGACGACGAGCGCGTCGCCGCCATCGAGGAGCGCAACCGCGACGCGGTCGCGGCGCTGGTCGAGGCCGCGGAGGCCTACGAGCCCGACGTGTCGGAGTGGTTCGCGCATGCGTACGCGGAACCGACGGCGCGGGTTCGGGAAAGCGAGGCGTACCTGCGGGCGTTGCGCGAGCGCCACGGCGACGACGCGCTGCTGCGCGACGAGTGA
- a CDS encoding YndJ family protein produces MSGAEAGEDTATAEGPGADPDPDPFARLVAGVSLADLSAVFGAGLWVVLAAAGGLSQVERALALAPLVVVPLGVGLAARGAFPGLSGRLLGAAVALLPVGASLMALSLVVDAGPVAAGLAAPWVFVTSLLALAGVSRAVERESGRGRGADGSGGTDESVALAPALVDAGLAYAPVAAVALVFSHLGITFGFGPTIILLTAVHFHFAGFALPVLAGVTGRRIGGFEGATRAVAGVLLVGPALIAIGISFSPLVEVVAVGVFTLAVAAFGLLALVRAVPSLGALPAALVGLSALALPASMVLALGYGIAAFSGTNPLGLSIGRMVTLHGSLNAYGFALCGVIGWRFTTAAAEA; encoded by the coding sequence ATGAGCGGCGCGGAGGCCGGGGAAGACACGGCAACCGCCGAAGGCCCGGGAGCCGACCCCGACCCCGACCCGTTCGCGCGCCTCGTCGCCGGCGTCTCGCTCGCCGACCTGAGCGCCGTCTTCGGCGCGGGCCTGTGGGTCGTCCTCGCCGCCGCGGGCGGGCTCTCGCAGGTCGAGCGCGCGCTCGCGCTGGCGCCGCTGGTCGTCGTCCCGCTCGGCGTCGGGCTGGCCGCCCGTGGTGCCTTCCCCGGGCTGTCGGGCCGGCTGCTCGGCGCCGCCGTCGCGCTCCTCCCGGTCGGCGCGTCGCTGATGGCCCTCTCGCTCGTCGTCGACGCGGGGCCGGTCGCCGCGGGGCTGGCCGCGCCGTGGGTCTTCGTGACGAGTCTGCTCGCGCTCGCCGGCGTCTCGCGGGCGGTCGAGCGCGAGAGTGGTCGGGGCCGCGGGGCCGACGGGAGCGGCGGGACCGACGAGTCGGTCGCGCTCGCGCCGGCGCTCGTCGACGCCGGGCTCGCCTACGCGCCGGTCGCCGCCGTCGCGCTCGTGTTCTCTCATCTCGGGATCACTTTCGGTTTCGGTCCGACGATCATCCTGCTGACCGCGGTTCACTTCCACTTCGCCGGGTTCGCACTGCCCGTCCTCGCGGGCGTGACGGGCCGCCGGATCGGCGGCTTCGAGGGAGCCACCCGCGCCGTGGCTGGCGTGCTCCTCGTCGGCCCCGCCCTCATCGCGATCGGCATCTCCTTTTCGCCGCTCGTGGAGGTCGTCGCCGTCGGCGTGTTCACCCTGGCGGTGGCGGCGTTCGGCCTGCTGGCGCTCGTCCGCGCCGTTCCCTCGCTGGGCGCGCTCCCGGCCGCGCTGGTCGGCCTCTCGGCGCTCGCGCTCCCGGCGTCGATGGTGCTGGCGCTCGGATACGGTATCGCCGCGTTCTCCGGGACGAACCCGTTGGGACTGAGTATCGGTCGGATGGTGACGCTCCACGGCTCGCTGAACGCCTACGGGTTCGCGCTGTGTGGCGTGATCGGGTGGCGGTTCACGACGGCGGCGGCAGAAGCGTAG
- a CDS encoding acyl-CoA carboxylase subunit beta, whose amino-acid sequence MTREEDIEDLRERKESARKGGGDERIEAQHDRGKMTARERIDYFLDDDSFVEIDALREHRSTKFDMEEKEFPGDGVVTGYGKVDGRTVFVFAHDFTVLGGSLGEAFAQKVCKVMDKAMETGAPIVGLNDSAGARIQEGVDALAGYADIFHRNQLASGVVPQISAIMGPCAGGAVYSPAITDFIFMVEETSHMFITGPDVIETVTGEEVTFDELGGAATHTGDSGVAHFAPAAEEEALDDIRYLLSYLPANNAEDPPRVEPWDDPDRADEELREVVPQAPQKPYDMHDVIDGVVDEDSFFEVAERYARNLLTGFARLDGHAIGVVANQPRVNAGTLDIDSSLKGSRFVRFCDAFNIPLLTFVDVPGFMPGKDQEKGGIIKHGAKLLYAYSEATVPLMTVITRKAYGGAYDVMSSKHVGSDVNYAWPTAEIAVMGPEGAVNILYDDELDAAEQVEEKRQELIDEYREEFANPYTAAERGFVDDVLEPPETRSRLIGDLETLRSKRKDHPDRKHGNIPL is encoded by the coding sequence GTGACCCGCGAGGAGGACATCGAGGACCTCCGCGAGCGCAAGGAGTCGGCCCGCAAGGGCGGCGGCGACGAGCGCATCGAGGCCCAGCACGACCGGGGCAAGATGACCGCCCGCGAGCGGATCGACTACTTCCTCGACGACGACAGCTTCGTCGAGATCGACGCGCTCCGCGAGCACCGCTCGACGAAGTTCGACATGGAAGAGAAGGAGTTCCCCGGCGACGGAGTCGTCACCGGCTACGGGAAGGTCGACGGCCGCACCGTCTTCGTCTTCGCCCACGACTTCACGGTGCTGGGGGGCTCGCTCGGCGAGGCGTTCGCCCAGAAGGTCTGCAAGGTGATGGACAAGGCGATGGAGACGGGCGCGCCCATCGTCGGCCTCAACGACTCCGCCGGCGCCCGCATCCAAGAGGGCGTCGACGCGCTGGCCGGCTACGCCGACATCTTCCACCGCAATCAGCTTGCATCCGGCGTCGTCCCGCAGATTTCGGCCATCATGGGACCGTGCGCCGGCGGCGCCGTCTACTCCCCGGCCATCACCGACTTCATCTTCATGGTCGAGGAGACCAGCCACATGTTCATCACCGGCCCGGACGTCATCGAGACGGTCACCGGCGAGGAGGTGACCTTCGACGAACTCGGCGGCGCGGCGACCCACACCGGCGACTCGGGCGTCGCCCACTTCGCGCCCGCCGCCGAGGAGGAGGCCTTAGACGACATCCGCTATCTCCTCTCGTATCTCCCCGCCAACAACGCCGAGGACCCGCCGCGCGTCGAGCCCTGGGACGACCCCGACCGCGCCGACGAGGAACTCCGGGAGGTGGTTCCCCAGGCTCCCCAGAAGCCCTACGACATGCACGACGTGATCGACGGCGTCGTCGACGAGGACTCCTTCTTCGAAGTCGCCGAACGGTACGCCCGCAACCTCCTCACGGGGTTCGCCCGCCTCGACGGCCACGCCATCGGCGTCGTCGCCAACCAGCCCCGCGTCAACGCCGGGACGCTCGACATCGACTCCTCGCTGAAGGGCTCGCGGTTCGTCCGCTTCTGCGACGCGTTCAACATCCCCCTGCTCACCTTCGTCGACGTGCCCGGGTTCATGCCCGGCAAGGACCAGGAGAAAGGCGGCATCATCAAACACGGCGCGAAGTTGCTGTACGCCTACTCCGAGGCGACCGTCCCGCTGATGACCGTGATCACCCGAAAGGCCTACGGCGGCGCCTACGACGTGATGTCCTCGAAGCACGTCGGCAGCGACGTGAACTACGCCTGGCCCACCGCCGAAATCGCCGTCATGGGCCCGGAGGGCGCCGTGAACATCCTCTACGACGACGAACTCGACGCGGCCGAACAGGTCGAGGAGAAACGCCAGGAACTCATCGACGAGTACCGCGAGGAGTTCGCCAACCCCTACACCGCCGCCGAACGCGGGTTCGTCGACGACGTGCTCGAACCGCCCGAGACCCGCTCGCGGCTGATCGGCGATCTGGAGACGCTGCGCTCGAAGCGGAAAGACCACCCCGACCGAAAACACGGGAACATCCCGCTGTAG
- a CDS encoding biotin--[acetyl-CoA-carboxylase] ligase, whose translation MQETRERVLDALSEGPVTGPELAERLDVSRAAVWKHVEALREAGFGIASEDEGYALAEVPEFGGVAVEYGLEAPFDVEYHESIPSTNARARDLADEGKSDVAVLADEQTGGRGRLDREWSSPSGGVWLSLLVRPDVPPAHAPAFTLAAAVAVTRAAREAGVDARIKWPNDVVVSEANDSPSERSSDDVVVSGEDSAGLAVERKLAGILTEMEGEADRVSWVVVGMGINANVDPADLPSEARPATLSAEAGAVDRRLFTQRVLEEFDELRGEPRAVIPAWREHATTLGTRVRVDTPGGEVVGDAVDVEFPGTLVVDTGDERVQVTAGDCEHLRPIVD comes from the coding sequence ATGCAGGAGACGCGCGAGCGGGTCCTCGACGCGCTGAGCGAGGGGCCGGTCACCGGGCCGGAACTGGCCGAGCGGCTGGACGTGTCGCGGGCGGCCGTCTGGAAGCACGTCGAGGCGCTGCGCGAGGCGGGGTTCGGTATCGCCAGCGAGGACGAGGGGTACGCGCTCGCCGAGGTCCCGGAGTTCGGCGGTGTCGCCGTCGAGTACGGGCTGGAGGCACCCTTCGACGTGGAGTACCACGAGTCGATCCCGAGTACGAACGCCCGCGCTCGCGACCTCGCGGACGAGGGGAAGTCGGACGTGGCCGTCCTCGCCGACGAACAGACCGGCGGCCGGGGGCGACTCGACCGCGAGTGGTCCTCGCCGAGCGGCGGGGTCTGGCTGAGCCTGCTCGTCCGCCCGGACGTGCCGCCCGCCCACGCGCCGGCGTTCACGCTCGCGGCCGCCGTCGCGGTCACGCGGGCCGCTCGCGAGGCCGGCGTCGACGCGCGGATCAAGTGGCCCAACGACGTTGTCGTGAGCGAAGCGAACGACAGCCCGTCAGAGCGGAGCTCTGACGACGTTGTGGTGAGCGGGGAGGACTCGGCGGGGCTCGCGGTCGAACGGAAGCTGGCGGGGATCCTCACGGAGATGGAGGGCGAGGCGGATCGGGTCTCGTGGGTCGTCGTCGGGATGGGTATCAACGCCAACGTCGACCCGGCGGATCTGCCGAGCGAGGCGCGGCCAGCGACGCTTTCGGCCGAGGCGGGCGCCGTCGACCGCCGGCTGTTCACCCAGCGAGTCCTCGAGGAGTTCGACGAGTTGCGGGGCGAGCCGCGAGCGGTGATCCCCGCCTGGCGCGAGCACGCGACGACGCTGGGCACACGGGTGCGGGTCGACACGCCCGGTGGCGAGGTCGTGGGCGACGCCGTCGACGTCGAGTTCCCGGGGACGCTCGTCGTCGATACGGGCGACGAGCGGGTACAGGTCACAGCGGGGGACTGCGAGCACCTGCGCCCGATCGTCGACTGA
- a CDS encoding DUF4166 domain-containing protein, whose product MTGVYEYALGEAAADLHPNVRERYALGPDDAFATVGRGRMDITRGAVALPVLYAMPARNLLFPESGEDVPFSVTTVGWRDPAGYEALTTRREFDFDGKVRQFDSTTVWDRDRGRLFDFLGTGGHVVSELHPRVEDGDLVVEGGKQWTRVGGRYLPTPGPLGVDVTVRDRYDESEEQFHVTATVESGLVGHILGYRGSFTQERREMERVPEDLKPVTGIDPLPP is encoded by the coding sequence GTGACGGGCGTCTACGAGTACGCGCTGGGCGAGGCGGCCGCGGACCTCCACCCGAACGTGCGCGAGCGGTACGCGCTCGGCCCCGACGACGCGTTCGCGACCGTGGGTCGCGGACGGATGGACATCACGCGCGGCGCGGTCGCGCTGCCGGTGCTGTACGCGATGCCCGCGCGGAACCTCCTCTTCCCCGAGTCCGGCGAGGACGTGCCGTTCTCGGTGACGACCGTCGGGTGGCGCGACCCCGCGGGCTACGAGGCGCTGACGACTCGCCGCGAGTTCGATTTCGACGGCAAAGTGCGGCAGTTCGACTCGACAACGGTGTGGGACCGCGACCGCGGACGGCTGTTCGACTTCCTCGGCACCGGCGGCCACGTCGTCTCGGAACTGCACCCGCGCGTCGAGGACGGCGACCTCGTCGTCGAGGGCGGCAAGCAGTGGACCCGCGTCGGCGGCCGATACCTGCCGACGCCGGGCCCACTCGGGGTCGACGTGACGGTCCGGGACCGCTACGACGAGAGTGAGGAACAGTTTCACGTGACCGCGACGGTCGAGAGCGGGCTGGTGGGGCACATCCTCGGCTACCGCGGGTCGTTCACCCAGGAGCGCCGGGAGATGGAACGGGTGCCCGAGGACCTCAAGCCCGTCACGGGGATCGACCCGCTGCCGCCATGA
- a CDS encoding ATP-binding protein yields MFDKVLVANRGEIAVRVMRACEELGVGTVAVYSEADKHAGFVRYADEAYNVGPARAADSYNDGEAVIEAAERADADAIHPGYGFMAENADFAARVEETDGITWIGPASDAMERLGEKTHARQVMRDADVPIVPGTTESVEDPEQVVEFGEEHGFPVLIKAEGGGGGMGQEVVESAEDAEEALDTAQREGEAYFSNASVYLERFLDSARHVEVQIIADKHGNVRHVGERDCSLQRRQQKVIEEGPSPALTDELREDIREAARRGADAGDYYNAGTFEFLVEDDGRNEAGLLDADTDFYFLEVNTRIQVEHTVTEELTGIDLVKWQIRVAAGEELTFEQDDVELEGHAMEFRINAENAANDFAPATGGEIEVYDTPGGIGVRVDDAHRQGDELVTDYDSMIAKLVTWGEDRAECIARGKRALADYTIEGFPTIIPFHRMMLTDEPFLEGRHTTKYLDDDLDPERIEAAQEKWGTESAGTDDDEEVVEREFTVEVNGKRFEVELEERGAPAIPTEADAATGNGGQAQRPQPGGGSSGGDDSGGVSAEGQEVTAEMQGTILEVNVGEGDEVAAGDVLCVLEAMKMENDIVAESAGTVTAVAVSEGDSVDMGDTMFVLD; encoded by the coding sequence ATGTTCGACAAGGTCCTCGTCGCGAACCGCGGCGAGATCGCCGTCCGCGTGATGCGAGCCTGCGAGGAGCTGGGCGTCGGGACGGTCGCCGTCTACAGCGAGGCCGACAAGCACGCCGGCTTCGTCCGCTACGCCGACGAGGCGTACAACGTCGGCCCCGCTCGCGCCGCCGACTCCTACAACGACGGTGAGGCGGTCATCGAGGCCGCGGAGCGGGCCGACGCCGACGCCATCCACCCCGGCTACGGGTTCATGGCCGAGAACGCCGACTTCGCCGCCCGCGTCGAGGAGACCGACGGGATCACCTGGATCGGCCCCGCCAGCGACGCGATGGAGCGCCTCGGCGAGAAGACCCATGCCCGCCAGGTGATGCGCGATGCAGACGTGCCGATCGTCCCCGGGACCACCGAGTCCGTCGAGGACCCCGAACAGGTGGTCGAGTTCGGCGAGGAACACGGGTTCCCGGTCCTGATCAAGGCCGAGGGCGGGGGCGGCGGGATGGGCCAGGAAGTCGTCGAGAGCGCCGAAGACGCCGAGGAGGCCCTCGATACCGCCCAGCGCGAGGGCGAGGCGTACTTCTCGAACGCCTCGGTCTACCTGGAGCGCTTTCTCGACAGCGCCCGCCACGTCGAGGTGCAGATCATCGCCGACAAACACGGCAACGTCCGCCACGTCGGCGAGCGCGACTGCTCGCTCCAGCGGCGCCAGCAGAAGGTCATCGAGGAGGGGCCGAGCCCCGCGCTGACCGACGAGTTGCGCGAGGACATCAGGGAGGCCGCCCGCCGGGGCGCCGACGCCGGCGACTACTACAACGCCGGCACCTTCGAGTTCCTCGTCGAGGACGACGGGCGCAACGAGGCGGGGCTGCTCGACGCCGACACGGACTTCTACTTCCTCGAAGTCAACACGCGCATCCAGGTCGAGCACACCGTCACGGAGGAGCTGACGGGTATCGACCTGGTGAAGTGGCAGATCCGCGTCGCCGCCGGCGAGGAACTGACCTTCGAGCAGGACGACGTGGAGCTCGAGGGGCATGCGATGGAGTTCCGTATCAACGCCGAGAACGCCGCGAACGACTTCGCGCCCGCGACGGGCGGCGAGATCGAAGTGTACGACACGCCCGGCGGTATCGGCGTCCGCGTCGACGACGCCCACCGCCAGGGCGACGAGCTGGTCACCGACTACGACTCGATGATCGCGAAGCTCGTCACGTGGGGCGAGGACCGCGCGGAGTGCATCGCCCGCGGCAAGCGCGCCCTGGCCGACTACACCATCGAGGGCTTCCCGACGATCATCCCGTTCCACCGCATGATGCTCACCGACGAGCCGTTCCTCGAGGGGCGCCACACCACGAAGTACCTCGACGACGACCTCGACCCCGAGCGCATCGAGGCCGCACAGGAGAAGTGGGGGACCGAGTCCGCGGGCACCGACGACGACGAGGAGGTCGTCGAGCGGGAGTTCACCGTCGAGGTCAACGGCAAGCGCTTCGAGGTCGAACTCGAGGAGCGCGGCGCGCCGGCCATCCCGACCGAGGCGGACGCTGCGACGGGGAACGGCGGGCAGGCCCAGCGTCCGCAGCCGGGCGGCGGGAGTTCGGGGGGCGACGACTCCGGCGGCGTCTCCGCCGAGGGCCAGGAAGTCACCGCCGAGATGCAGGGCACCATCCTCGAAGTCAACGTCGGCGAGGGCGACGAGGTAGCGGCGGGTGACGTGCTCTGCGTCCTCGAAGCGATGAAGATGGAGAACGACATCGTCGCCGAGAGCGCCGGGACAGTGACCGCCGTCGCCGTGAGCGAGGGCGACTCGGTCGACATGGGCGACACGATGTTCGTGCTGGACTGA